Proteins from a genomic interval of Trifolium pratense cultivar HEN17-A07 linkage group LG6, ARS_RC_1.1, whole genome shotgun sequence:
- the LOC123888730 gene encoding myb family transcription factor PHL7-like, whose amino-acid sequence MDYMNVMFPLNNHWNQYGVVCTLSGATPKGILKVMTAMGISELSIYHVKSHLQKYRISKLIPESTTRGKTEKKSISDILPNFCSISALQLKEILQMQAEVQKRMDDRVEVQKILKLKIEAQGKYLDRIGQSNQSRTITRKAFKPFVGKATHLPSLSEESESLKTQSEEEHQAAKKLKIIDDDVSEFCNQTWNNLSWIQLAEATCQSPLVPSFLL is encoded by the exons ATGGATTATATGAATGTTATGTTCCCTTTGAATAATCATTGGAACCAATATGGTGTGGTTTGTACTTTGTCAGGGGCAACACCAAAGGGCATATTGAAGGTAATGACGGCTATGGGGATTTCAGAGTTGAGTATTTATCACGTCAAAAGCCACTTGCAG AAATACAGGATCTCCAAATTGATTCCAGAGTCCACTACAA GAGGAAAGACTGAGAAGAAAAGCATATCAGATATACTGCCAAATTTCTGTTCTATATC TGCTCTTCAGCTAAAGGAAATCCTTCAAATGCAAGCAGAGGTGCAAAAACGCATGGATGACAGAGTTGAG GTTCAAAAAATCTTGAAGCTGAAAATTGAAGCACAAGGAAAGTACCTAGACAGAATTGGACAAAGTAATCAAAGCAGAACAATTACAAGAAAAGCTTTCAAGCCTTTTGTTGGCAAAGCTACACATCTGCCCTCTCTTTCTGAGGAATCTGAATCCTTAAAAACACAATCTGAGGAAGAACATCAAGCAGCCAAAAAGCTAAAGATCATAGATGATGATGTCTCAGAATTCTGCAACCAAACCTGGAATAACCTTTCTTGGATTCAGCTAGCTGAAGCAACATGCCAATCACCTTTGGTGCCTAGTTTCTTATTATAA
- the LOC123891620 gene encoding uncharacterized protein LOC123891620: MEKKQEKMKNKMIVLQRPFEKIRDIDNSKSLWRVAVRVKDLWIVRHAKSTKHHTEMVLCDDLGDEIQMTVPTDLHEKCKTQFHVNMTCTIQNFDVEKNNLSVKACEHKFKLIWTGGSFIEDVNEHKIPKPGFKFKDFADIKNGIVRSDLLIDVIGAFHELGYTQLLPGGRKLQVNFKLKDLAGNILNCTLWEDFATQFAKYNNERTDWGPTIVLIHNARIKEATDQFELGISNVWNGTQLFINDDIPEIIAFKESLSAEESCGNQSQQLSCQSQMLTQSSPMTQQSSGDKFLNNALILPLPQILALPEPASCVTVVTTNKILPTKFGWYYKLCGQCLRSAKGDTLPLKCEKDHDTYVINLRYKIDVEAEYEGVKTTLVFWDRECNELIGHTAAELHTMMVEGGITNPLVYPVQLDNFMKKTLACKIKLQLPWGNYSVQGAKADQTIIQEVLDHFPKNEGTSKLAIASSENIELEEVSAPDQMIEDQKSDKDEDFVFPTVNLSDSSEYDPDHIPLTPAKRTATNQSVPQDLADALAPTKSSSSKTTLKQLKKNIKREKNP; this comes from the exons ATGgaaaaaaaacaggaaaaaatgaagaacaaaatgaTTGTCCTACAAAGGCCTTTTGAGAAAATAAGGGACATTGACAATAGCAAATCACTATGGAGAGTTGCTGTCAGAGTGAAGGATTTGTGGATAGTTCGTCATGCAAAATCCACCAAACACCACACTGAGATGGTTCTATGTGATGACCTG GGTGATGAAATTCAAATGACTGTTCCTACTGATTTGCATGAGAAGTGCAAAACTCAATTCCATGTTAACATGACATGCACCATTCAGAACTTTGATGTGGAGAAAAATAATCTTTCTGTTAAAGCATGTGAACAtaaattcaaattgatttgGACTGGAGGTAGTTTTATTGAAGATGTTAATGAACATAAAATTCCAAAACCTGGGTTCAAGTTCAAGGATTTTGCTGATATAAAAAATGGAATCGTTCGTTCAGATCTTTTGATAG atgTTATTGGAGCCTTTCATGAACTTGGGTATACTCAGCTTCTGCCTGGTGGGAGAAAACTTCAAGTTAATTTTAAGCTCAAAGATCTTGc TGGAAATATCTTGAACTGTACTTTGTGGGAAGACTTTGCAACACAGTTTGCTAAATACAACAACGAAAGGACTGATTGGGGACCAACCATTGTACTTATTCACAATGCTAGGATCAAAGAAGCTACTG ATCAATTTGAACTTGGTATCTCTAATGTTTGGAATGGGACGCAATTGTTCATCAATGATGATATTCCAGAAATTATAGCTTTTAAAGAAAG TTTAAGTGCTGAAGAAAGCTGTGGTAATCAGAGTCAGCAGCTCAGTTGCCAGTCTCAAATGTTAACGCAGTCATCTCCGATGACTCAACAATCATCTGGTGATAAATTTCTCAACAATGCACTCATTCTGCCACTTCCTCAAATTTTGGCCCTTCCTGAG CCGGCGTCATGTGTTACTGTTGTTACGACAAACAAAATCTTACCTACAAAATTTGGTTGGTACTACAAATTGTGCGGACAATGCCTTAGATCAGCTAAGGGGGATACTCTACCTCTAAAATGTGAGAAAGACCATGACACTTATGTCATCAATCTTAG GTACAAAATTGACGTTGAGGCGGAATATGAAGGTGTTAAGACAACTTTGGTGTTTTGGGATCGCGAGTGCAATGAGCTTATTGGACACACTGCTGCAGAATTACACACCATGATGGTGGAG GGTGGCATTACAAACCCTTTGGTGTATCCGGTTCAGCTTGACAATTTCATGAAAAAGACTCTTGCGTGCAAAATCAAGTTGCAACTACCTTGGGGTAACTATAGTGTGCAAGGAGCTAAGGCGGATCAAACAATTATTCAGGAAGTTCTTGATCATTTTCCAAAAAATGAG GGAACTTCTAAATTGGCTATTGCTTCATCTGAAAATATCGAG CTTGAGGAGGTAAGTGCACCTGATCAAATGATTGAAGATCAAAAAagtgacaaagatgaagacttTGTTTTTCCAACA GTAAATCTATCTGATTCTTCTGAATATGATCCTGATCATATTCCACTCACACCAGCCAAAAGAACTGCAACCAATCAATCTGTTCCGCAAGATCTTGCTGATGCATTGGCTCCGACAAAAAGTTCATCCTCAAAAACAACCTTGAAGCAGTTGAAGAAAAACATCAAGCGTGAAAAAAACCCCTGA
- the LOC123888729 gene encoding protein STABILIZED1-like, producing MVFIVPPTGKILSLDINPSTTTLHNLKHQIEQFHGIPISQQRLFLSQSLRLLGDNDSLLISNLGVGNYSTLTLHVPFYGGTQPPAVPKPPRFDFLNSKPPANYVAGLGRGATGFTTRSDIGPARAAPDLPDRSAAAAGAAPGVGRGRGKGGEDAAEEDDEGEDKGYDENQKFDEFEGNDVGLFASAEYDEDDREADAVWEGIDKRMDSRRKDRREARLKQEIEKYRASNPKITEQFADLKRKLYTLSTDDWQSLEKFESGGYSSKNKKKRFESFVPVPDTLLEKARQEQEHVTALDPKSRAASANGTETPWSQTPVTDLTAVGEGRGTVLSLKLDRLSDSVSGMTNVDPKGYLTVLNSMKITSDAEISDFKKARLLLKSVTQTNPKHPPGWIAAARLEELAGKLPVARQLIQKGCEECPKNEDVWLEACRLANPDEAKAVIARGVKSIPTSVKLWMQASKLESDDMNRSRVLRKGLEHIPDSVRLWKAVVELANEEDARLLLHRAVECCPLHVELWLALARLETYDNAKKVLNRARERLPKEPAIWITAAKLEEANGNISMIGKIIERGIRALQREGVVIDREAWMKEAEAAERAGSVATCQAIIHNTIGIGVEEEDRKRTWVADAEECKKRGSIETARAIYAHALTVFLTKKSIWLKAAQLERSHGTRESLDALLRKAVTYRPQAEVLWLMGAKEKWLAGDVPAARAILQEAYAAIPNSEEIWLAAFKLEFENHEPERARMLLAKARERGGTERVWMKSAIVERELGNIEEERKLLNEGLKQFPSFDKLWLMLGQLEERLAKQQDQPEKQHAHKMEAKKVYDSGLKPCPNSVPLWLSLANLEEEMSGLSKVRAILIMARKRNPQNPELWLAAVRAELKHGEKKEADSLMAKALQECPNSGILWAASIEMAPRPQRRSKSMDALKKCDHDPHVIAAVAKLFWIDRKVDKARSWLNRAVTLAPDIGDFWALCYKFELQHGTEENQKDVLKRCVAAEPKHGEKWQVVSKAIENSHQSTESILKKVVIALGKEEKAAEDSKH from the coding sequence ATGGTGTTCATCGTTCCACCCACCGGAAAAATTCTATCCCTCGACATAAACCCTAGCACCACCACTCTTCATAATCTGAAGCACCAAATCGAACAATTTCACGGTATACCAATTTCACAGCAACGATTATTCCTTTCACAGAGTCTTCGATTACTCGGCGATAACGATTCTCTTCTAATCTCAAATCTCGGCGTTGGAAATTACTCAACCCTAACCCTACACGTTCCCTTCTATGGCGGTACTCAACCTCCCGCCGTTCCCAAACCGCCTCGATTCGATTTTCTCAATTCAAAACCGCCTGCTAATTACGTCGCCGGACTTGGTCGTGGTGCCACCGGGTTTACCACGAGGTCTGATATTGGTCCTGCTCGTGCTGCTCCTGATTTGCCGGATAGATCCGCTGCGGCTGCCGGTGCTGCTCCTGGTGTTGGAAGGGGGAGAGGTAAAGGTGGGGAGGATGCTgctgaggaagatgatgaaggaGAGGATAAGGGATATGATGAGAATCAGAAATTTGATGAGTTTGAAGGTAATGATGTTGGTTTATTTGCTTCTGCTGAATATGATGAGGATGATAGAGAAGCTGATGCTGTTTGGGAAGGGATTGATAAGAGAATGGATTCGAGAAGGAAGGATCGTAGAGAAGCTAGGTTGAAGCAAGAGATTGAGAAGTATAGAGCTTCGAATCCGAAAATTACTGAACAATTTGCTGATTTGAAGAGGAAGTTGTATACTTTATCTACTGATGATTGGCAGAGTTTAGAGAAGTTTGAGAGTGGTGGTTATTCTTCGAAGAATAAGAAGAAGAGGTTTGAGAGTTTTGTTCCTGTTCCTGATACACTTCTTGAGAAAGCAAGGCAAGAGCAAGAGCATGTTACGGCGTTGGATCCTAAGAGTAGGGCCGCTTCGGCAAATGGTACCGAGACTCCATGGTCACAAACACCTGTTACTGATTTAACTGCTGTTGGTGAGGGTAGAGGTACTGTTTTGTCATTGAAATTGGATAGGTTGTCTGATTCGGTTTCCGGTATGACTAATGTTGATCCAAAGGGGTATCTCACTGTTCTTAATAGTATGAAAATTACTAGTGATGCTGAGATTTCTGATTTTAAGAAGGCTAGGTTGTTGCTCAAGAGTGTTACTCAAACGAATCCGAAACATCCTCCCGGTTGGATTGCTGCTGCGAGGTTGGAGGAGTTGGCTGGTAAGCTTCCGGTGGCTAGGCAATTGATACAGAAAGGGTGTGAAGAATGTCCCAAGAATGAAGATGTGTGGCTTGAGGCTTGTAGGCTGGCGAATCCCGATGAAGCGAAAGCTGTGATAGCTCGGGGTGTTAAATCGATTCCCACTTCTGTTAAGTTGTGGATGCAGGCTTCAAAATTGGAAAGCGATGATATGAACCGGAGTAGGGTGTTGAGGAAAGGGCTTGAGCACATTCCTGATTCGGTTAGATTGTGGAAGGCTGTTGTGGAGCTTGCAAATGAAGAAGATGCTAGACTTTTGCTTCACAGAGCTGTGGAATGTTGTCCTTTGCATGTGGAATTGTGGCTTGCGCTTGCTAGGTTGGAAACTTATGACAATGCTAAGAAGGTTCTCAATAGGGCAAGAGAGAGGCTGCCCAAGGAGCCGGCTATATGGATAACAGCTGCCAAGTTGGAAGAAGCTAATGGGAACATATCCATGATTGGCAAGATTATTGAGAGGGGTATAAGGGCTTTGCAGAGAGAAGGTGTGGTGATTGATAGAGAAGCTTGGATGAAGGAAGCAGAGGCTGCAGAACGGGCTGGTTCGGTTGCAACTTGCCAAGCAATAATCCACAATACAATTGGAATTggagttgaagaagaagataggAAGAGGACATGGGTAGCTGATGCGGAGGAATGCAAGAAAAGAGGTTCTATTGAGACTGCTAGAGCTATATATGCTCATGCCTTGACTGTCTTCTTAACTAAGAAGAGCATATGGCTCAAAGCAGCACAGCTTGAGAGGAGTCATGGTACTAGGGAATCTCTTGATGCATTACTTCGTAAAGCAGTTACTTACAGACCTCAGGCTGAAGTTCTTTGGCTTATGGGTGCCAAGGAGAAGTGGCTTGCTGGAGACGTGCCTGCAGCTCGTGCTATTCTCCAAGAAGCTTACGCTGCCATTCCCAATTCGGAGGAAATATGGCTTGCGGCTTTTAAACTAGAGTTTGAAAATCACGAGCCCGAAAGAGCTAGAATGTTGTTGGCTAAAGCGAGGGAGAGAGGAGGTACAGAGAGAGTCTGGATGAAATCTGCTATCGTCGAGAGAGAACTAGGAAACATTGAAGAGGAAAGGAAACTGTTAAATGAAGGATTGAAGCAATTCCCTTCATTTGATAAATTGTGGTTGATGCTTGGCCAACTTGAGGAACGGCTTGCTAAGCAGCAGGATCAGCCTGAGAAGCAGCATGCTCACAAGATGGAAGCTAAGAAGGTATATGATTCAGGACTGAAACCCTGTCCTAATTCTGTACCCCTTTGGCTCTCTCTTGCTAATCTTGAAGAGGAGATGAGTGGGTTGAGTAAAGTTCGTGCAATTCTCATAATGGCTCGAAAGAGGAATCCTCAAAATCCTGAACTCTGGCTAGCAGCTGTTAGAGCAGAATTAAAGCATGGAGAGAAGAAAGAAGCTGATAGTTTGATGGCAAAAGCATTGCAGGAGTGTCCCAACAGTGGCATTCTATGGGCGGCTTCCATTGAGATGGCTCCTCGTCCCCAGCGTAGAAGCAAGAGTATGGATGCCCTAAAGAAATGTGACCATGATCCCCATGTTATAGCTGCCGTTGCCAAATTATTCTGGATTGACAGGAAGGTGGACAAAGCCAGGAGTTGGTTGAATAGGGCTGTGACACTTGCTCCTGACATAGGTGATTTTTGGGCTTTGTGCTACAAATTTGAATTACAGCATGGAACTGAGGAGAACCAGAAAGATGTATTGAAGAGATGTGTTGCTGCTGAACCAAAACATGGGGAGAAATGGCAAGTGGTCTCAAAGGCAATAGAGAACTCTCACCAATCAACAGAATCCATCTTGAAGAAAGTGGTGATTGCACTAGGGAAGGAGGAGAAGGCAGCTGAGGATAGTAAACATTGA